From the genome of Spirosomataceae bacterium TFI 002, one region includes:
- a CDS encoding Sugar (pentulose or hexulose) kinase, translated as MKTKVTAIFDIGRTNKKFFLFDPNLQEVHREYTRFDEIEDEDGYPTENLKALEKWAKEVFDKVLDSDEYEIEKLNFSCYGASLVHIDEKSKVVAPLYNYMKPLAEDVYNSFYDKYGPENIISKDTGSPKLGMLNSGMQLYWLKTTQPEVFKKIKYSLHLPQYLSYLFTGIPVSEYTSIGCHTMLWDFDKADYHEWVYKEGIETKLPPITSTSQTKPINYQGKTIHMGAGIHDSSSALLPYIRSMSKPFVLVSTGTWSISINPFNKEILSVDDLKNDGLFNMRVDGSRVKVSRLFLGNEYKLQVKSLSKHFNLPEAYHKQVKFDSKIFSGIRKDFVRMFKWISMTFEDMASETQIPYDNFEKAYHQLMLELVLLQVKSIKAAVGKGEIENLYVDGGFTDNEVYLQLLSLYLSDMKLSTTDSSLGSALGAAIVISDVTLDSKFLKKNYSLKKHIPLTSK; from the coding sequence ATGAAAACCAAGGTAACGGCTATATTTGATATTGGAAGAACCAATAAAAAGTTTTTTCTTTTTGATCCGAACTTGCAAGAAGTGCATCGGGAGTATACTCGTTTTGATGAAATTGAAGATGAGGACGGTTACCCTACTGAAAACCTAAAAGCACTAGAGAAATGGGCGAAAGAAGTATTTGACAAAGTGCTGGATTCTGATGAATATGAGATTGAGAAATTGAATTTTTCATGTTATGGGGCAAGCTTGGTTCACATTGATGAAAAGAGTAAAGTAGTCGCCCCGCTTTATAATTATATGAAGCCTTTGGCGGAAGACGTTTATAATTCTTTTTATGACAAATATGGCCCTGAAAATATAATTTCGAAAGATACGGGTTCACCTAAACTGGGCATGCTGAATAGTGGAATGCAGCTATATTGGCTTAAAACGACGCAGCCTGAAGTATTCAAAAAAATAAAGTATTCCTTACACCTCCCTCAATATTTGAGTTATCTCTTTACTGGAATTCCGGTAAGTGAATACACCAGCATTGGTTGTCATACCATGCTTTGGGACTTTGATAAGGCTGATTATCATGAATGGGTCTATAAAGAAGGAATAGAAACTAAGCTGCCTCCTATTACATCTACAAGTCAGACTAAACCCATTAATTACCAAGGAAAAACTATTCACATGGGAGCAGGAATACATGATAGTTCTTCTGCCTTGTTACCTTATATTCGGAGTATGTCAAAACCATTCGTTTTGGTTTCTACTGGTACTTGGAGCATTTCTATCAATCCTTTTAATAAGGAAATACTCAGTGTGGATGACCTGAAAAATGATGGACTTTTTAATATGAGAGTGGATGGGAGTCGCGTAAAGGTTTCTCGTTTGTTTCTTGGTAATGAATACAAGCTTCAAGTGAAGAGTTTGTCCAAGCATTTTAACCTCCCTGAGGCTTATCACAAACAAGTAAAGTTCGACTCAAAGATATTTTCAGGAATTAGGAAAGATTTTGTTCGCATGTTTAAATGGATCAGTATGACCTTTGAAGACATGGCAAGTGAAACACAAATACCTTACGATAACTTTGAAAAAGCTTATCATCAACTCATGTTGGAGTTGGTTTTATTACAGGTTAAAAGCATTAAGGCGGCAGTAGGGAAAGGGGAAATAGAAAACCTATACGTGGATGGCGGCTTTACAGACAATGAAGTATATCTTCAGCTACTCTCCTTATATTTATCTGACATGAAACTGAGCACCACAGATTCTTCCTTAGGCTCTGCTTTGGGTGCGGCAATTGTAATCTCTGATGTAACTTTGGATTCCAAATTCTTGAAGAAAAACTACTCGTTAAAAAAACATATTCCTCTGACTTCTAAATAA
- a CDS encoding L-lactate dehydrogenase (cytochrome), giving the protein MVNEINSNYPSIDDLRKKAKRRIPRFAFEYLDGGCNEDVSISRNTKEIREVQLQPRYLRNNGISSTKTKVLGIEYDAPFGIAPVGLQGLMWPNSPEILAKSAFKQNIPFILSTVTTMSIERASELTEGKAWFQLYNPAEDSLRDDIIERAEAAGCKVLVLLCDVPTFGYRPRDIRNGLALPPKMSLTNMLQIMGCPIWAIKTLIHGQPTFETLKPYTPEGLNLKQLGAFMDKTFSGRLNEERIKPIRDKWKGKLVLKGVASEQDTQDALRMGFDGIIVSNHGGRQLDAAESTINSLSEIAAKYSDQIDIMMDSGLRSGPDIARAIASGSKFTFMGRPFLYGCGALGNKGGDHTISMLKIQFKQVMDQLCCERVEDLPKHLISK; this is encoded by the coding sequence ATGGTAAACGAAATCAATTCTAATTATCCTTCCATAGACGATTTGAGGAAGAAAGCCAAGCGTCGCATACCTCGATTCGCCTTTGAATATTTAGATGGAGGCTGTAATGAGGACGTAAGTATTTCTAGGAATACGAAAGAGATACGTGAGGTACAATTACAGCCTAGATACCTTCGTAATAATGGCATAAGCTCTACTAAGACCAAGGTCTTAGGAATAGAATACGATGCACCTTTTGGCATTGCTCCAGTGGGGCTTCAAGGACTAATGTGGCCTAATTCTCCAGAAATTTTGGCGAAATCGGCTTTCAAACAGAACATCCCTTTTATACTCAGTACGGTCACTACTATGAGTATTGAACGAGCCAGTGAATTGACCGAAGGCAAGGCATGGTTTCAATTGTACAATCCTGCTGAAGATTCATTGCGTGACGATATTATAGAACGTGCAGAAGCAGCAGGATGCAAGGTTCTGGTACTGCTTTGTGATGTTCCTACTTTTGGTTATCGCCCAAGAGATATACGAAATGGTTTGGCTCTGCCTCCTAAAATGTCGCTAACCAATATGCTGCAAATTATGGGGTGCCCAATATGGGCAATAAAAACTTTAATTCATGGACAACCTACTTTTGAGACCCTAAAGCCTTACACGCCTGAAGGACTTAACTTAAAACAATTAGGGGCGTTTATGGACAAAACTTTTTCTGGTCGTTTAAACGAAGAGAGAATTAAGCCTATTAGAGATAAATGGAAAGGTAAACTGGTGCTTAAAGGCGTAGCTTCAGAACAAGATACACAAGACGCTTTACGGATGGGTTTTGATGGAATTATTGTTTCCAACCATGGTGGTAGACAGCTAGATGCCGCCGAATCTACCATCAATTCGCTTTCTGAAATTGCTGCTAAATATAGTGATCAGATAGATATCATGATGGATAGTGGTCTTAGGTCAGGACCTGATATTGCCAGAGCTATAGCCAGTGGGTCTAAGTTTACTTTCATGGGAAGGCCTTTTCTGTATGGTTGTGGAGCACTAGGAAATAAAGGTGGAGACCATACCATATCGATGCTTAAAATACAGTTCAAGCAAGTCATGGATCAATTATGCTGTGAGCGAGTTGAAGATTTACCAAAACACCTTATTTCGAAATAA
- a CDS encoding Purine-cytosine permease, with product MKNEEIVEVAGGEFEREPVPQSKLKSWKSFLGMYAGEHAAGTEFMIGPLFLTAGVSAFDLLAGLLLGNLLAVLSWRYLTAKIAVENRLTLYYQLEKICGKKLVTGYNLANGILFCFLAGAMITVSATAVGIPFDMEMPKLTDTTPNGMTWVILVIIIGAVISLIASKGYDTVSKAANWMSPVIVLAFIACGVVALMQLDVKSFSDFWNIWGEGSEPFPGQMKYTFWHVTIWSWFANAAMHIGMSDLSVFRFAKKESSGWTTAAGMYVGHYMAWIAAALLYAVYVKSPEAQAFLSNGEAPPVAPGPLAHNAIGVFGIIAVVLAGWTTANPTIYRAGLAFQAIMPKLSTFWVTILAGTVATIAGLFPAFAMKLLGFVALYGFILAPFGAVIVFEHFFHKQAGIVKNYAEVAGIKFNKAVFFAWAISFGLFYFISIQYGVFLSFVTLPSWLLCGVLFLVFSRYIQKKNI from the coding sequence ATGAAGAACGAAGAGATTGTGGAAGTTGCCGGTGGGGAGTTTGAAAGAGAACCTGTTCCTCAATCGAAACTAAAAAGTTGGAAAAGCTTTTTGGGTATGTATGCAGGGGAGCATGCCGCTGGAACCGAATTCATGATTGGGCCTTTGTTTTTAACAGCAGGAGTAAGTGCTTTTGACCTTCTTGCAGGTTTACTCTTAGGAAACCTTTTAGCAGTTTTAAGCTGGCGATATCTTACAGCAAAGATCGCTGTAGAAAACAGGTTAACTCTTTACTACCAACTTGAAAAAATCTGTGGTAAAAAATTAGTCACAGGTTATAACTTGGCCAACGGAATATTGTTTTGTTTCTTGGCAGGAGCTATGATAACGGTTTCTGCTACAGCGGTCGGAATTCCTTTTGACATGGAAATGCCCAAATTAACGGATACCACACCTAATGGAATGACTTGGGTCATTCTTGTGATTATAATCGGTGCTGTAATCTCCTTGATTGCATCAAAGGGGTATGATACCGTTTCAAAAGCTGCTAACTGGATGTCTCCTGTCATTGTACTTGCGTTTATTGCTTGTGGGGTAGTGGCACTTATGCAATTAGACGTTAAGAGTTTCTCAGACTTTTGGAACATTTGGGGAGAAGGCTCAGAACCCTTTCCAGGGCAAATGAAATATACTTTTTGGCATGTAACTATTTGGTCATGGTTTGCAAATGCAGCTATGCACATTGGGATGTCCGATTTGTCAGTATTTAGATTTGCGAAAAAGGAAAGTTCTGGATGGACTACCGCCGCGGGTATGTATGTTGGTCACTATATGGCATGGATAGCGGCTGCCTTACTTTATGCGGTTTATGTTAAATCGCCAGAGGCACAAGCCTTTCTATCAAATGGTGAAGCTCCTCCTGTAGCACCAGGGCCCTTGGCTCACAATGCCATCGGCGTCTTTGGTATTATTGCTGTGGTCTTGGCAGGTTGGACCACGGCGAATCCAACTATTTACAGGGCGGGATTAGCATTTCAGGCGATAATGCCAAAACTCTCTACTTTTTGGGTAACCATTTTAGCAGGTACTGTTGCCACTATTGCTGGTTTGTTTCCGGCTTTCGCCATGAAATTATTAGGCTTTGTGGCACTTTATGGTTTCATCTTAGCACCCTTTGGGGCTGTTATCGTTTTTGAGCACTTTTTTCATAAGCAGGCTGGAATCGTTAAAAATTATGCAGAAGTAGCAGGTATCAAATTCAATAAAGCCGTATTTTTCGCTTGGGCAATAAGCTTTGGGCTCTTTTATTTCATATCTATTCAGTATGGCGTTTTTCTTTCATTTGTGACCTTGCCTTCTTGGTTACTTTGTGGAGTTTTGTTTCTTGTTTTTAGTAGATATATTCAAAAAAAGAACATTTAA